GCTGGATATGGCTTGGTTAAGCCTTCCTTAGGTAAGGTAAGAATCTGATCTGAAATTTGCACATATAATGCTTCTGCCTGCTCATCGCGCACGACAGCTGTTTGTATATCCCCTTGCTTCATCATGTCACCTCTTGTGTTTTATTGTACCATAAGTCTGCAATTGCTTATAGCACTCTGAAAGAAAAAGCCGCATAGCTACATGCTGACCTGACATTCTCTAGCTTAGAGACTTCCTGGCGTCCGCCTGTAACTATTCGGCTTAACTTAAACTTTATTCATTTAGAAATTAAATACTTACGGTAGCTCCACGATACACACGGCCACGACGTGCATCTACAGTTACCAATTCATTATTGGCGATTTTTTCGATAGCATCTTTAGCTGAAACGATGACTGGAATACCACGCTCTAAACCGACAATTGCCGCATGAGACGTCATTCCGCCTGTTTCAACAACGACTGCACCCGCACGTTTCAAAGCAGGCGTAAAGTTAGCATCAGAATATGGAATAACTAAGACAGAACCTACTGTGGTCCTTTCATTCGCTTCTTTTGCATCCTTAGCAATAACGGTTTTACCGATGTAGTTGGCATTGCCAACGCCTTCACCTTTCGTTAAAAGCGTACCAATTTGCTTAATTTTCATCAAGTTCGTTGTACCTGATTCACCTACTGGTACCCCTGCTGTAATGATAATTAAATCTCCCTCAGAAGCATTGCCCGTTCTTAAAGCAAGCTCTGTTGCAGAGTCTAACATTTCATCTGTTGAGCTTGGGACATCGATTGAGTAAGCTTGTACACCCCATACTAAAGTCATCGCACCCATTGTCTCTTGGCTAAAGGTTGCCGCTAGAATATTTGCTTTCGGACGATATTTGGAAATCATTTGCGCTGTATGACCAGATGAAGTTGCAGCTACGATTGTCTCGATGCCTAAATTCTTAGCTGTATGGCCAACTGCTTGTCCAATTGCTTCCGTTAAGTCTTGCTTGTCATAAGCTTTAAGGGTAATTGCATCTTGTCCGACAAGTGCTTCTTCCGTACGCAAGCAAATACTTGCCATGGTCTTAACTGCTTCTACTGGATAATCACCTGACGCTGTTTCACCTGAAAGCATAACCGCATCGGTTCCATCGAAGATAGCATTGGCAACGTCCCCAGCTTCCGCACGGGTTGGACGTGGGTTAACTTGCATAGAGTCCAACATTTGCGTTGCAGTAATAACGGGTTTACCTGCTTCATTACATTTGCGGATCATTTCTTTCTGGATAATTGGCACTTCGTTGGTTGGGATTTCTACCCCTAAGTCTCCACGGGCAACCATAATACCATCAGAAATTTCGATAATTTCATCGAGATTATCGACACCCTCTTGGTTTTCAATTTTAGAAATAATACGGATATGCATGGCATCCATATCTTCTAAAACTTCACGAATTTCCAAGACATCTTGGGCACGGCGTACGAAACTTGCCGCAATAAAGTTAATTCCTTGACGGACACCAAAGCGGATATCATCCGCATCTTTCTCAGTAATACCTGGCAATTGTAGGGAAACGTTTGGCACGTTAACCCCTTTACGAGATTTGAGAATACCTGAGTTTAATACTTCCGTAATAATTTCTTGATTTTCAAAATCAATATCCGTGATTAATAAATCGATCAGGCCGTCATCTAAAAGAATATGGCCACCAATTTCCACATCATTGATTAAGTTTTCATAGGTTACAGAGAAACGCTCAGCATTTCCGGTAACCTCTTTCATCGCT
This region of Suicoccus acidiformans genomic DNA includes:
- the pyk gene encoding pyruvate kinase, yielding MKKTKIVCTLGPATDSVETIKQLMEEGMNVARFNFSHGTHEEQLERMNKFKQAREETGKSVGMLLDTKGPEIRTHLMETDIVPLEKGSIVRVAMKEVTGNAERFSVTYENLINDVEIGGHILLDDGLIDLLITDIDFENQEIITEVLNSGILKSRKGVNVPNVSLQLPGITEKDADDIRFGVRQGINFIAASFVRRAQDVLEIREVLEDMDAMHIRIISKIENQEGVDNLDEIIEISDGIMVARGDLGVEIPTNEVPIIQKEMIRKCNEAGKPVITATQMLDSMQVNPRPTRAEAGDVANAIFDGTDAVMLSGETASGDYPVEAVKTMASICLRTEEALVGQDAITLKAYDKQDLTEAIGQAVGHTAKNLGIETIVAATSSGHTAQMISKYRPKANILAATFSQETMGAMTLVWGVQAYSIDVPSSTDEMLDSATELALRTGNASEGDLIIITAGVPVGESGTTNLMKIKQIGTLLTKGEGVGNANYIGKTVIAKDAKEANERTTVGSVLVIPYSDANFTPALKRAGAVVVETGGMTSHAAIVGLERGIPVIVSAKDAIEKIANNELVTVDARRGRVYRGATVSI